From the genome of Parasteatoda tepidariorum isolate YZ-2023 chromosome X1, CAS_Ptep_4.0, whole genome shotgun sequence, one region includes:
- the LOC107448397 gene encoding protein TMEPAI isoform X3, which translates to MMSAVQILLIVITILFAVGLITCVLSHYKMGARSWSDQRNRQLQTTRQPQQQYTTPVNTSVMYSPATVQERQRLESGAHQDQLVRLHSIQTDLALNLPHSIALPDGEEGPHCDSKLLKLHNPDQHAEITRSFIRPPPNRTVPDGNTIPPFRSNSVGQKPSLTLADVFVARSHSVSSSDAQSVKSARLKCSVPNPNITSQIWLPPAAVNLGASGISNRTYECTQNDSKYDNNEPPPPYSDVMNQWDVNTINRQQHNGI; encoded by the exons TGTCTGCTGTACAGATCCTTCTTATTGTGATAACCATATTATTCGCCGTAGGACTTATTACATGTGTCCTTAGTCATTACAAGATGGGAGCAAGATCTTGGAGTGACCAGCGAAACAGACAACTACAGACAACTAGGCAGCCTCAGCAGCAGTACACAACACCTGTTAATACTTCA GTGATGTATTCTCCTGCTACTGTTCAAGAAAGACAAAGACTGGAAAGCGGAGCTCATCAAGATCAGCTTGTCAGGCTTCATTCTATTCAGACTGATTTAGCCTTAAATCTGCCTCATTCAATTGCTTTGCCTGATGGTGAGGAAGGTCCTCATTGTGATTCAAAACTGCTTAAGTTGCATAACCCTGATCAACATGCTGAAATAACTCGTAGTTTTATTAGGCCTCCTCCTAACCGCACTGTTCCAGATGGTAATACAATTCCACCATTTCGTTCAAATTCTGTTGGTCAAAAACCTTCATTAACCTTAGCTGATGTTTTTGTTGCACGATCACACAGTGTGAGTTCTAGTGATGCCCAAAGTGTAAAATCTGCCCGGTTAAAGTGTTCTGTACCTAACCCTAATATTACTTCTCAAATTTGGTTACCGCCTGCTGCTGTAAACTTGGGTGCCAGTGGGATCTCAAATAGGACGTATGAATGTACACAAAATGAtagcaaatatgataataatgAGCCACCTCCTCCATATAGTGATGTAATGAACCAGTGGGATGTAAATACTATAAATAGACAACAACATAATGGTATCTGA
- the LOC107448397 gene encoding protein TMEPAI isoform X2 yields MVFLTQYNNYFLTLSAVQILLIVITILFAVGLITCVLSHYKMGARSWSDQRNRQLQTTRQPQQQYTTPVNTSVMYSPATVQERQRLESGAHQDQLVRLHSIQTDLALNLPHSIALPDGEEGPHCDSKLLKLHNPDQHAEITRSFIRPPPNRTVPDGNTIPPFRSNSVGQKPSLTLADVFVARSHSVSSSDAQSVKSARLKCSVPNPNITSQIWLPPAAVNLGASGISNRTYECTQNDSKYDNNEPPPPYSDVMNQWDVNTINRQQHNGI; encoded by the exons TGTCTGCTGTACAGATCCTTCTTATTGTGATAACCATATTATTCGCCGTAGGACTTATTACATGTGTCCTTAGTCATTACAAGATGGGAGCAAGATCTTGGAGTGACCAGCGAAACAGACAACTACAGACAACTAGGCAGCCTCAGCAGCAGTACACAACACCTGTTAATACTTCA GTGATGTATTCTCCTGCTACTGTTCAAGAAAGACAAAGACTGGAAAGCGGAGCTCATCAAGATCAGCTTGTCAGGCTTCATTCTATTCAGACTGATTTAGCCTTAAATCTGCCTCATTCAATTGCTTTGCCTGATGGTGAGGAAGGTCCTCATTGTGATTCAAAACTGCTTAAGTTGCATAACCCTGATCAACATGCTGAAATAACTCGTAGTTTTATTAGGCCTCCTCCTAACCGCACTGTTCCAGATGGTAATACAATTCCACCATTTCGTTCAAATTCTGTTGGTCAAAAACCTTCATTAACCTTAGCTGATGTTTTTGTTGCACGATCACACAGTGTGAGTTCTAGTGATGCCCAAAGTGTAAAATCTGCCCGGTTAAAGTGTTCTGTACCTAACCCTAATATTACTTCTCAAATTTGGTTACCGCCTGCTGCTGTAAACTTGGGTGCCAGTGGGATCTCAAATAGGACGTATGAATGTACACAAAATGAtagcaaatatgataataatgAGCCACCTCCTCCATATAGTGATGTAATGAACCAGTGGGATGTAAATACTATAAATAGACAACAACATAATGGTATCTGA